AATGCTGTATAATTCTACTTCTCTCACTAGATATATATTGTCTAGAAATCTCTAAGAATCTCCTCGTATCATCTCCAAACCTACTGAATAACTCAATAAATAGATAATTAGCTAATGCATTTACATTCCATGGTTGTCTATAGAGATCAAAAATATTTGAAAATCTATCACATACATACATAAAACCTATTCTAAGACCTGGAACAGAGAAGGATTTTGTTAAACTTCTAATAACAACAATGTTATCATATTCCTCCACAAGATGTAGAGTATTTTCCTGGAACTTCTCAGAGAGATCAATAAAAGCTTCATCGATAAGAATAAGACTTTCTCTAAATGTCTTAACTATTTCCTCTATATGTTTGATACTGATAAAGCATCCTGTTGGGTTATTTGGATTTGATAAGAGGATTATGGATTTCCTAGCTATATCTCTTGGGATAGAGAGTAATAGTTCTAATGGAAATATAAATGTATCTGGATTTTCAATGTATTGAATTGATATCAATGGTATTTCTAGTGCATATGAAGTAGCTCTATAATCACCAAATGTAGGTTCAATGACTATAAGATTTCTTGGTCTATATACAGCTAGTGCTATGTATAGAGCTTCTGCAGCACCATTTAATGGAACGATATATTCACTTTTCACCCCATAGAATTCTGCTATTGCTTTCCTAAGATCGTTATATTCATAGTCGGGATACTTAGCAATGATACTAACATTATTTTCAATTACATCTCTAAGAATATCTATAACATGTTTTGGTGGACCTAGGGGATTTATTGGTACAGAGAAATCAATTATATCTCTAGCTACTCTACCACCGTGATATCTATACATATTTTCTACCTTAGACCACTTCAACATCTCTACATAGATTTTTAGCTATCTCTAAATCCTCTAGAGTATCTATATCAATAGCATCTGTAGAGCTATACACAATATTTGTCCATGAACCACCACAGCCTCTATATAGCGATATCCCTATAGGTTCCTCTATACCATTTCTAGATATGGTCATAGTTATAACATCTCTATCAATTTCCAAGGCTTTTGATATAAAATCTTCTATTACAGTTCTATGTGTAACTATATCCCCAGCTACAATAAGAATTGGTTTTGGCAATGAACATGCTAGAAATAGTAGATCTTCAATATATCCTTCACCTGTAGTCTCTATACATTCAACCTCCTCTATACACAGCTTAACAACCTCTGAAAAGCTAGATGTATATTTTGATATAGCCATAATTATATCTCTACAAAATGGCTTTATATTAACAATGATGTGTTCTATCAATGGTTTTCCGCATATATTAGTAACTATTTTGCTTGGCGATCCATATCTAGAGCCTTTACCTCCAGCCATAACAAGGCATAGAACGTTTCTATACATCTATAGTACCACCTTGGATATATTCGTAAAGTAATGTATATAGAGATCCTAGGAGTGCAGATATAACATCATCCTCAAATACCCCTAAAACATTGTGACTAAGTATATTCTTCTCCTTTAATCTTTCTACCCAATACATAGAGAACAAACCCTTTATCCCTGCTATATACATAGCAAGTGCCATACCAATAATTTCATCAGCTATAATCCTAGGGGAATCTCTAGCAAATTCCTCTAAACTGATATTTGGTATTGTTCCTACAAGTCCATGGAGATCGAGTTCTCTTGCAGCTACAATAAAACTCCATGTATTTGGATCACTAAGAATTTTATGTAGAAGCATCTTTACAATCTCTATAGCTTTCTCATCTGAGATATTGGGTATCGGCATATATCTATATAGCTCTCTAAATAGATCTAGAAATTCTTCTTCACTTAATCCAGTTAAATAGCTAAACATATTCTTTCTATCTAAAGCCTTAGAAACAATTGCTCTATGGACAGCTCTTGCTATTGTATTTCCAATTGTTGTTGCCATACCTGCAAACAGTATCTCCTCTCCAATATCTAATGGTTTTAGAACTGCTATAGCATCAGTAACAGTTCCAGAAGATCTAGTTCTACATCTAAGCATTATATCACTAGAAGCCAAACATTTTGCCTCGGTAATCGTTCTTAGAAGATCTACCATAGCATTATCTGTTAGTGGTTGGCGTATTACTACAGCAATATTTATTGTAGATATAGTTATAGGTTTAAACACCTTTGTCTCTATACATACAGCTGGCTCAAGCCCTATAGTCATAAAGATATCTGTATCTATCTCATCTATTCTAGTATGGATGAAGTTTTCTATTGATGTAGCAGTTATAAATATTACTGCATTTTCAATACTTATCTCTCTAGCAATAGATTTATAATAATCAACTAGATTCTCAACATAGAAATCTTTAGAAACAAATCTAAATACTATATTCTCTACATATCCATTGCTAGACACTATATATACTGTGGATAGTATCTTCATAGGATTTGGAAGTCTTATGAGGATTGTATTATTATCGATGTATTCTATTTTCATAGTAGTGTACCACTATCTATAGAGATGCAAAAGTTTTTAACTCTATATATGGCTAGCTTAGCCAGGTGTTGCTATGTATAATATAGGGATTGTTGATCGCTATGGATATGCCAATAGAATTATTGCTGAGATTCCAAATAGAAATCCCATAGCTGTATACTTCATAGCTAATACCATGGTATCAACAGTTCCAGGTATAAGTATAGCTGGTGAAAATCCTAGGGCAACACTCTATACCCCTGCACTAGATGTAGAGTACTTAGTCTATGGAGAGCCTAAGAGCGGTCCCCTACCTGTTACACCTGAGGGTATTCCAACACCAGCTATAATCACTAGAACATCGCTGAATCTTCTCGATATACCATTTATTGTTGTAGATGTAGGTAGCTATATAGATCCAAGAATTCCACATATAGATATCCCTGGGAAGAGTATTGGTGGTAGAATTGATGTTGAGGATGCTCTACCACTAGAAAATGTATATACATTGTTTAGCTATTCAAAGATTCTAGGAATGATGCTAGGATCTAATAAGGGTGTTATAGTTATTGGAGAGTCTATGCCTGGTGGAACAACAACTGCTATGGCTATAATGGAGTCTCTAGGTTATAGAGCTATTGGAAGAGTTAGTAGTGCATCTCCATTAAATCCTCATGAGGTTAAGAAAAAGGTGTTTATAGATGCTATCAAGAGATCTAGAGCTAATATACCAATGAATGATGTTTATAGAGCTATAGCACTATTTGGAGACCCTCTACATATATCCATAGCAGGCTTTACCAGTGGTGCTATTGAGAAAGGCTCTATTGTTCTATTAGCAGGAGGGACACAGATGTGTTCAGTGATAGCTATTCTTAAGAGGCTTGGTATATCTCTAGATGGTAGGGTTGCTATAGCTACAACTAGATGGATTGTAGAGGATTCTTCATCTGATATAAAAGGACTTGTATACGATATAGCACCAGAGATACCGATAATATATACAAAGCTAAACTTCTCTAACTCTCGATTCAGTGGATTGAAAGCTTATGAGAATGGCTATGTGAAGGAGGGTGTAGGTGCTGGAGGTACTACAGTGTTACTCCATATATATAGGGGTATAGATGTAGATACTCTATTGATTGAAATTGAGAAGGAATATAGTAGGATTATGGATATAGCTGGAAAGAGGTAGTGTTATGAGGATAGCAATGATATCGGGAGGAAAGGATTCGATATATGCAGCTCTACTCTATGGAGATATAGATCTAGGTGTTATATTTGTATATGAATTTCCTAGACCAAGTCCACATCTTCTAAATATTGGTAAGAGCATTGAGACGCTACTCCTAATGGGTATACCATCTATTGTAATTAAACTTAATAAGGGGAGAGAGAAGATAGAGACTATAGAAGCTCTAAAGAAGCTTGGAGCTAAGGTTATAGTAGCTGGAGATGTCTATATAGATGATCATCTAAGGTATATGCAATCTATAGCAGATGAAATAGGTGCAAAGCTTATAGAGCCTCTATGGAGTTTAGATCCTGTAGAGGTTCTTTATAAAGAGATGGAATATGGTATTACCACCCTATTTATAGGTGGTATAAGCTCGCTATCTAGTTGGATTGGAAAGGAGCTTAGTATAGACAATGTTGATGATTTTATTGGATATGCTAAGAGTATCGGTATTGATCCTCTTGGTGAGAGGGGCGAGTATCATACACTTGTCATATATACACCAAGACATATACAAAGACTTAGATATGAAATTGTAAGAGTTGATGTATTTAACGATTATCTTATTGCTAGGGTGATATGATGGAGGTTATAAATATGCCATGCCATATTTATGAAAAGCTTATTATCGATAGAATAGCTAATGTTATAGAGAAAACAAAATGTGATTGCATAGCTCTCAGTGGTGGTATAGATACATCGCTCATAGCTGTAATATCTGTTAATGTGGTTAGACATATACCTAGAGCTATAGTTACATACTATAGAAATGGCATTCCAAGAGATCTTGTATATGCCTTAAACATAGCTAAGGTATTAGGGCTTGATATAGAGTTTATAGAGATTGATGATAGATATATAGCAAAGATACTGCCTATATTGACAGAGATTGCTAGGAGGGGAGGACATGAGGATTATATAGAGATTAGAAATGATGTAGTATTTTATGCAACTCTAGAGAAAGCTAAGGATAGATGTAGATGTATATATACGGGTTCTGGAGGAGACGAGGTATTCTCAGGATATTCATTTATGTATCTACAGCTACTGGAAAATGAAATTGATGAGAAGAGAAGGACATGGGCATATGGTAGATATCCTGAGAGAGAAATAGCAAATCTATTGAATGTTAATATAGTAACACCATATCTAGATCAAAAAGTCTTAGAATTAGCACTAACAATACCCATAAGATGTCTGAGAACAACAATTCTAAGGGGTAAGGAGATTCTAAGGAATATTCTTATGGATATGGGATTGTGTATAGTAGCTGATAGGATTAAAACACCTGCAGAAGCAGGAGCAGGAACAGATGTAATAGATAACGAATATCTCAATAGAATTGCATCATATAGATAGAGTTATTTATTGTAATCCTATTTTTGTCTCTCTTCTTTCTCCCTAAGTCTCTCATACTTTAGAGAAGCTCTATACATATATGTATATAGCCATAACTTATATGCTTTCTCTTCACCTGTTTCAAAGAACCATCTCTTAGCTATTTCCAATACCTTATCTAGTTCCTCAATTGTTATTTCACTCTCAGGCTTGGAGAATACCTTTCTTAGGAACTCTATCTCCTCCTTAGTCAAAGGATTTATAACAGTACTTGACACAATAGATGTTAACTGACTCTTTAGAAAATCTCTCTCCTTCTCAGTTACAAGACCTTTTAAAGCAAGGAAATCAACTATAAGAGAATTCATAGCCATAGAAGCTGTGAGAACAGCTGCAAATGCTCTACGAATTTCATTTCTCAAGCTCTGTTCCAAATCCTCAAATCTTTTATCTACATCGCTAAATCTCCTATCAATTTCTTTAAATCTCTCCTCAATCCTAGTAAATTTTCTACCAAGCCAGTAAGCTATGACAGCTATTTGAGCAACTATAGTTACATACAACCCTAGAATAGCTATCATTACTTCATCCATTGCTCTCTCCAAAGATATAGACAGCTCTCACAGAATATAAATATTTGTATTTAGTATGTCATAGCTAAGGGTAATCTATGGTATCTGGGTGTCGTATTGGTATAGAGATATTGGTTCTAGCCATATACTCTATATCTATATGCTATACCACCAACTCTTCACCAGGTTTAAGCACAACTATAGTTGTTTCAGGTACTCTGTTTTTAGCCAGCTCAACAAATTTATCGACATCTACTCTTATGACATCAAATGTGTTATAGTGCATAGGTATTGCATATCTGGGTCTGAGAAGCTCTAAAGCCTTTACAGCCTCCTTTATACCCATAGTGAAATGCCCTCCTATAGGTATCAGCACCACTGTAGGGTTGTAGAGCTCTTTTATAAGGCTCATCTCCGAGAATATACCTGTATCCCCAGCATGGTATATAGCTTTATCTTCTCCAAACACTATAACCCCACTTGGATCGGATATAGATGAGCTGTGTACAGCAGGCGTGAAAACAGCCTCAATACCACCAAGCTTCACAGGACCACCGATATTTGTAGCCACAACCCTGTTATGATCACTCACCTCCCTAGCGATATGCTCTGCAAGCTCATAGAGAGCAACAAGCTTTGCACCCCTATACCTCTTCAAAAGCTCTATAGAATCCCCAACATGATCGCCATGATCATGGGTAACAAATATAAAGTCTATATCTGGATAATCCTTTGCAAAACTATCAATACTTCTATATGGTGATAATGGATTTGTTATCCATGGATCTATAGCTATAGTATATCCAGAGAGTTTTATAATGAATGTTGCATGTCCCAACCATCTTATTCTAGCCATGGGTTACACCTAGAAATTTGCATGCTATAAAATGTTATTTAAATGTTCTTGAATTTATTTTTCTAGACTCTGCAGATAAAGTCTATATATAGCTCTATTAAGTAGTATTTCTTAGTGATTCTATGGATGGTTATGAGCTTGAGAGTTATATCAGAGCTGGAAGGATTGCATGTATTGTTAGGAAGGAGGCTGAGAGAATTGTTAGAGAAGGAGCTAGGCTTATTGATATCGCTAACCATTTGGAGAAGAAGATTGTAGAGCTTGGCGGCTATCCAGCTTTTCCAGTCAATATATCTGTAAATGAGATTGCAGCACACTATACACCTCTACCAAACGATTCTAGTGTTATACCAAGTAACAGTGTTGTTAAAATTGATATAGGTGTTCATGTAGATGGATATATAGCTGATACAGCTATAACAATATCTCTAAATGATAGATATATCCATCTTGTTGAAGCTGTGAAAGAGGCTTTAGAGAAGGCGTTAAAGATTGTTGGAAGAGGTGTAAGGTTTAGCGAGGTTGGCGGGGTTATAGAGTCTATTATTAAGAGCTATGGCTATAAACCAATAGTTAATCTAAGTGGTCATAGCTTAGATAGATATGTGGTTCATGCCGGGAGCTATATCCCTAATTTTAGGGATAGACTAAATAGGGAGAGTTTTAAGATTGGTAGAGCATATGCTATAGAGCCATTTGCAACAGATGGTATTGGATATGTAGAGAACACAGATATTGTAACTATATATGCATTGAAGTATAATCCTAAGAGAGTAAATAAGCTTTCTAGCGATGTACAGAAGTTCTATAATGCTGTTTATAGTGATAGAAGGACACTTCCATTTACAATTAGATGGTATATAGATCTAGTTGGTGAAGAGGCAAAGGCTCTAAGCTATCTAAATACTCTACAGAGGGAAGGGCTTTTAATTGAGTATCCAGTCTTAGTTGAAAGAGGGAGAGGGATTGTGGCACAGTATGAACATACTATTGTTATTGATGATAGGGGAGAGGTTCTTATTACTACCGATAATTGTTAGAGATACAAATACCTTAATAACCCTTACAGAATACTAGTTATTAAAGCATTTTATGAGGTGTATCATTACGTACATATATCAACAGGTTGGAGGTGGATCGGATCTCAATACTATACTATCTATACTACTCTACATGGTATTCTTCCTATATTTCTTCACAGATCTTCCCCAGAAGACTCAGTTTATGAGGTATGAGAGAGGTGTTGCATCTAGATTAGCAGTTGTTGAAAGTCTTGTGAGAGAGAGTATTAATAAGGTTAGAAGCTATCTTTCAAAGCTTGGTATTAAGAATATAGATAAAATGATTGATACAAGTCTAGAGAACTATTTTGTTATAGAACCTGTATCTATAGAGCCTATAGATATTATTAAGAGATTGGATCATATGATTACAAATAATGAGAATAAGTTTAAGAAGGATATAGAGAGTCTATCACCTGGTCTAAATAGACATGTACTTAATAATATAGCTGTATCACTAGCCATAGCATCAGCTCTATATACTATATACAAAATTCTTAGGCATTACTATCTTCTTGGTAAAAAATATGAGAATTGGGTATTATTAATGCAACTATATCTATTGATGCCACAGCTAGTTAAAGAGTTGATACCATATGTAAAGGCTATTGATGGAGTTTCTAGAGGAATTCCTATAGGTGATTCTGCAGGTCCTCTAGTTGCATATAAGATATCTTTGCTTAGCCCTAGAATTGATATTGATGAAGATACTGTTTATAGTGTTGTTGATATTGATGGTAGAAAGGTATATGTAGTAAAAGCTAAAGGCCCTGGTTCAACTGTTGGAAAACCTGGAAAAGCTGTTGCAAAAATTGCAGAAATGCTAAACTATAAAGTCTCAAGGATTATCACAGTTGATGCAGCGCTTAAACTTGAGGGTGAACAGACGGGAACAGTTGCAGAGGGTTCTGGAGCTGCAATAGGTGATCCAGGTCCTGAGAAAATTGAGATAGAGAGAATAGCTGTTAAATGTAATGCACCTCTAGATGCAGTAATAATAAAGATGGGTGCTGATGAAGCTATAAAGCCTATGTCTAAAGAGATAGCTGATGGTGTAGAAAAAGCATATCAAAAGGTTTTAGAAATTATAAGAACAAGAACAAATCCCGGTGATACTATTATAGTTGCAGGTATAGGTAATAGTGTAGGTGTATACTAATGATATCTATGCAGATAGGTGGAGATGTATTTACATGGCTATTAATTATAGTCTTAGTGATAATGATTATCTATATGGTTGTATCAGGAATAGGGTATATGAGAAAGAAGGATAGAGCTACAATAGAGGATACTCCTCTAAAAGTTATAACAACAATTACATGTATAAATAAGGATTATACTATTGAAAGAGAGTTTAGAGAGGGAGACTTTATAGGAAAAATAGAAGGACAGTGCCCAAAATGTGGATCTAGCATGGTTATAGATAAGATATATACAATACCTATAACAATTAGGAAAAGAGAGTAATATTCTCTAAAGTGATAAGCAAAGCTTATAAGCATATCCAAACAATATTCTAGTTAGCCCGACCCGGCCATAGCGGCTGGGCAACACCCGGACTCGTCAGATCCCGGCAGTTAAGCCAGCCGCGTTAGGTGTGGCTGTGGCTTCCGAAAGGGGCCGTAGCCCACCTAAGCCGGGATCGGGCTTTAACTATTCTTCATGGATTAGTTGTACTGTTGTGGGTATATCTATTGAATTGGTTTTGCAATAAGACTTCTTACTTTTCCTGAAAATCTATCGTAGACAAGTTTCCACCAAAGAATAATATCTCTTCCTAGGATTGCTTCACATTGACAATCATTTAGGGCTTCAGGTGGTACTATATGGAAAATGGTTTTTGTTTCAATTACTCCACCGTCTATTATTGCTTTATCCACTATGCATACTGAATCTATGTCAATATTACCTATGTATGGGAAGTATGATTTGAATGGTTTCTCTAATTTCTCAATACAGTTAAGTTCAGATGCAATTTTACTAGAAAGTATACTAAATGTTGCTTCTGGTACTATTGCTGTTCTTGCATATGAAAATTTCTCATCTTTAAATATACCTAGTAAGGCGTAGACAATCATATTAATTCCCTAATAAAGTATTGTATTCTGTATCTAAAAATCTTTTATATTGGATATCTATCTAAATCAGTATTATTTTATCATGGAAATACCTTATATAATGATTTTAGCTTGTAATGAAATGTATAGCTTCATTTATCTATATATCTATAATCTTTATTTTGATTCTTTAGTGGAATGTTCTAGCTGTTTTATAAGTAAAGGTTTTAAGTAGTGGAGAAAGAGCATATTTATGTTAATAGGTGTATAGCTAATGGATATCAGGGTTAAGCGTGTTGATGAAAAGTGTAGCCATGGTATATATGTTTATGATCCTAAGCAGGATCTATGGATACTTGTTCAAAGAGATGGTGGATACTTTAAACCTAGTGGTAGGGGTATCTATGTAATATATTTTGATAATGCAAAGTGTTCTGCGTGTAGAAAATATGATGGTATATGGTTTCCATTTGTTGAGAAATACTCAAGAGATAGAAGTGATATTAACTTCGTTATAGTATTATGTGATTGGTTTGCAAGAGAATGTAGTTCTTCGGCAGCATCAGAAAGTTTCAAACATTTTGATGTACATGCATCACCTACAACAATAGTTCTATATAGTGATGAAAAAGGTGAGATAAAGTATCAAGAGAAATATGAAGGTGTTTTATATGAGTTTGAGCTAAAGCTTATTCTAGAGAACTTTCTAGAGAGAGCTGAGAAGCATATGAGGGGAGAAAAGGTTGCACCACCGATATCAAAGGAATCATCTAGTAAAGCTTTAGAAGATATAGTTATGCAGATATTGAAAGCATTGATCGGTCAAAAGGAGTAAATTGTTAATAGATTTTAAG
Above is a genomic segment from Ignisphaera aggregans DSM 17230 containing:
- a CDS encoding Protein of unknown function DUF1512 (COGs: COG4046 conserved hypothetical protein~InterPro IPR009995~KEGG: ape:APE_1123.1 hypothetical protein~PFAM: Protein of unknown function DUF1512~SPTR: Q9YCY9 Putative uncharacterized protein~PFAM: Protein of unknown function (DUF1512)) is translated as MRCIITYIYQQVGGGSDLNTILSILLYMVFFLYFFTDLPQKTQFMRYERGVASRLAVVESLVRESINKVRSYLSKLGIKNIDKMIDTSLENYFVIEPVSIEPIDIIKRLDHMITNNENKFKKDIESLSPGLNRHVLNNIAVSLAIASALYTIYKILRHYYLLGKKYENWVLLMQLYLLMPQLVKELIPYVKAIDGVSRGIPIGDSAGPLVAYKISLLSPRIDIDEDTVYSVVDIDGRKVYVVKAKGPGSTVGKPGKAVAKIAEMLNYKVSRIITVDAALKLEGEQTGTVAEGSGAAIGDPGPEKIEIERIAVKCNAPLDAVIIKMGADEAIKPMSKEIADGVEKAYQKVLEIIRTRTNPGDTIIVAGIGNSVGVY
- a CDS encoding conserved hypothetical protein (KEGG: smr:Smar_0894 hypothetical protein~SPTR: A3DMY4 Putative uncharacterized protein) is translated as MISMQIGGDVFTWLLIIVLVIMIIYMVVSGIGYMRKKDRATIEDTPLKVITTITCINKDYTIEREFREGDFIGKIEGQCPKCGSSMVIDKIYTIPITIRKRE
- a CDS encoding hypothetical protein (KEGG: smr:Smar_0304 hypothetical protein~SPTR: A3DLA7 Putative uncharacterized protein) encodes the protein MDIRVKRVDEKCSHGIYVYDPKQDLWILVQRDGGYFKPSGRGIYVIYFDNAKCSACRKYDGIWFPFVEKYSRDRSDINFVIVLCDWFARECSSSAASESFKHFDVHASPTTIVLYSDEKGEIKYQEKYEGVLYEFELKLILENFLERAEKHMRGEKVAPPISKESSSKALEDIVMQILKALIGQKE